The following coding sequences are from one Methanococcoides orientis window:
- a CDS encoding pyridoxal phosphate-dependent aminotransferase produces the protein MSHPPASLSLSERSMNIPPFYVMEVLESAQKLEQAGRDIIHLEIGEPDFPTAPHICDAADRSLASCNTRYTHSLGLPELRSAIVDDYNNRFGLDLVPEQVLVTSGTSPALMLTFMALLDQGDGVLMSNPHYACYPNFVSALGCRSNFAYTSEENGFGLTPELVSENIDADTSAILINSPSNPTGYVMSSGEMQGIAEIAENKGNIPIISDEIYQGLIYGGKDHSILEYTDNAFVLNGFSKKYCMTGWRLGYLIAPLDCMRVLQKLQQNFFICANSFVQEAGIAALRGPQDHVGEMVATYDERRKHMLKRLKDIGFRVGYEPMGAFYVLADASEFGTDSLEMSRTILNEAGVAVTPGIDFGDGAEGYIRFSYANNLGNIEEGMKRLDAFLNG, from the coding sequence ATGTCACATCCACCTGCCTCTTTATCGTTATCTGAAAGATCCATGAATATACCTCCTTTCTATGTCATGGAGGTGCTGGAAAGTGCCCAGAAGCTGGAACAAGCCGGCAGGGATATAATCCATCTTGAGATAGGAGAGCCTGATTTCCCGACAGCACCTCATATTTGTGATGCAGCGGACCGATCCCTTGCATCCTGCAATACCCGCTATACTCATAGTCTGGGCCTGCCTGAACTGAGAAGTGCCATCGTGGATGATTATAACAACCGCTTCGGGCTTGACCTTGTTCCTGAGCAGGTCCTTGTGACATCCGGAACAAGCCCTGCATTGATGCTAACCTTCATGGCATTGCTGGATCAGGGTGATGGAGTCCTTATGTCAAATCCTCATTATGCATGCTATCCGAATTTCGTCAGTGCTCTTGGGTGCAGATCGAACTTTGCATACACATCCGAAGAGAATGGATTTGGCTTGACCCCTGAGCTTGTATCTGAGAATATTGATGCTGATACCAGTGCGATCCTGATCAATAGTCCCTCCAATCCTACAGGCTATGTGATGTCCTCAGGGGAGATGCAGGGAATAGCAGAGATAGCAGAAAATAAAGGCAATATCCCGATAATCTCTGATGAGATCTATCAGGGTCTTATCTATGGCGGAAAGGACCACAGCATTCTGGAATACACTGACAATGCCTTTGTACTCAATGGATTTTCCAAGAAATATTGCATGACAGGCTGGCGGCTTGGATACCTTATCGCACCTCTTGACTGCATGAGGGTGCTGCAAAAGCTCCAGCAGAACTTCTTCATATGTGCCAACAGCTTTGTCCAGGAGGCAGGTATTGCTGCACTTCGTGGTCCGCAGGACCATGTTGGTGAAATGGTGGCTACATATGACGAACGCAGGAAACACATGCTGAAGAGACTGAAGGACATCGGTTTCAGAGTTGGATACGAACCAATGGGGGCGTTCTATGTGCTTGCTGATGCCAGTGAGTTCGGGACCGATTCCCTGGAAATGAGTCGTACAATACTGAATGAAGCAGGCGTGGCAGTCACACCGGGAATTGATTTTGGCGATGGTGCTGAAGGGTATATCAGGTTCTCTTATGCGAACAATCTGGGGAATATTGAAGAGGGAATGAAGAGGCTCGATGCTTTCCTGAATGGATGA
- a CDS encoding CDGSH iron-sulfur domain-containing protein — MEKEVRPSIKVSKNGPYIVKDLKTLRNSKGVFIETKPAMALCRCGGSTNMPFCDGTHVKNDFSGEKEKDRVPDRVDTYVGKHITIHRNRDVCSHVGHCVRNLPSVFRKGEEPWADPDAADPEEIAKLIRTCPSGALSYTVNGKLYKDYSHGPEIFVLKDGPYNVTGVSLDDSDGSVPETQDHYALCRCGESRNKPFCDGQHSNAKFKDRKN, encoded by the coding sequence GTGGAGAAAGAAGTCAGGCCTTCAATAAAAGTATCAAAAAATGGACCATATATTGTGAAAGACCTTAAAACACTCAGGAATTCAAAGGGTGTTTTTATCGAGACAAAACCTGCTATGGCACTTTGCAGATGTGGAGGGTCGACAAATATGCCATTTTGTGATGGAACACATGTAAAGAACGATTTTTCCGGTGAAAAAGAAAAAGACCGTGTTCCTGATAGGGTTGATACTTACGTCGGAAAACATATTACCATTCATCGTAACAGAGATGTGTGTTCTCACGTAGGTCATTGTGTTCGTAATCTACCTTCTGTTTTCAGAAAGGGTGAAGAACCCTGGGCAGATCCGGATGCTGCAGACCCGGAAGAGATAGCAAAACTCATCAGAACCTGTCCTTCTGGCGCATTGAGTTATACTGTTAATGGAAAATTGTATAAGGATTATTCACATGGTCCGGAAATTTTTGTTCTGAAAGATGGACCTTACAATGTTACAGGAGTCAGTCTTGATGACTCTGATGGTTCAGTACCTGAAACCCAGGACCATTATGCTCTATGCAGATGCGGTGAATCCCGAAATAAACCATTCTGTGACGGCCAGCACTCCAATGCTAAATTTAAGGATAGGAAGAATTAA
- a CDS encoding DUF6951 family protein yields MTKITVDSTICAFTHTITGQLEGDKVIIDIDTPCEKIKELSHMEVPTMEIFGIDDNYVIRKAKDAKCSSTCLIPCAVLHMCNLEAGFLSKNLAEKSGSISINFEP; encoded by the coding sequence ATGACAAAGATAACTGTCGATTCGACAATATGTGCATTTACCCATACTATTACCGGCCAGTTGGAAGGCGATAAGGTCATCATAGATATCGATACACCGTGTGAAAAGATCAAAGAACTTTCCCACATGGAAGTCCCTACGATGGAGATATTCGGGATCGATGATAACTATGTCATCAGGAAAGCAAAGGATGCAAAATGCAGCTCTACTTGCCTGATCCCTTGTGCAGTACTTCACATGTGCAATCTGGAAGCAGGTTTTCTGTCAAAGAACCTGGCAGAGAAGTCCGGAAGTATCAGTATAAATTTTGA